From Coleofasciculus sp. FACHB-1120, one genomic window encodes:
- a CDS encoding protein phosphatase 2C domain-containing protein, which translates to MNSSQLKSDRYLWATGSVAATIPVGELVQDRYQVVAPQIWLDTQPTLPPQIPEQFPDNLYPYLRLSPQRFHLPEVYGYAAVGNPPSQAEILLLENVPMDATGKLFPSILDVLPQASAVRQIYWLWQILELWTPLAELGVASSLLAADNLRVEGWRLRLLELYADPVSEPDIEVAHTSNGNGVSDRRQGGGSRQEEKKFLPLTLSLEPFASHALAEPTGEQMVAGFEPSFRDLGLVIASWCRLIQASAVTPLLEICELMQAKDVTENAIAERLNQLLLEQAAELPLRLRVAGATDTGPQHDHNEDSCYPTARDLLAADFTQTTDPLIPHLSIVCDGIGGHEGGEVASQLAVQSLKLQVRALLAEVAEQTEIVPPDLVKEQLAASIRVVNNLICARNDEQGRESRRRMGTTLVMALQLPQKVATANSGLGNAHELYIAHVGDSRAYWITPHSCQLLTVDDDVAAREVRMGRSLYREALQRPDAGALTQALGTRDAEFLRPNVQRFIVEEDGLLLLCSDGLSDNNWVERSWADYVEPVLQAKIPLEAAVQSWIDLANQKNGHDNTSVVITYCRISPEYPVLLNFGEIENLSLMPRPSLQPEAEDVKYVEAVPVQIVPAKPNQLRRGKGLVVAVGVLLLLMGGSAAGLYAWWKYNPQGFQQMRDRLFNPTSLPVPVPEAPSPASTVPPSPLNSPSPSTQVPPPPENSASPVPSVPPPSP; encoded by the coding sequence ATGAACAGTTCCCAGTTGAAGAGCGATCGCTATCTTTGGGCAACTGGCTCAGTTGCTGCAACGATCCCGGTCGGAGAATTGGTGCAAGACAGATATCAAGTTGTTGCACCTCAGATTTGGCTTGATACTCAACCAACACTGCCGCCTCAGATCCCCGAACAGTTCCCGGATAATCTTTACCCTTACCTACGCTTGTCTCCCCAGCGGTTTCATCTCCCCGAAGTTTATGGATATGCAGCGGTAGGAAATCCTCCCTCCCAGGCTGAGATTCTGTTGCTGGAAAATGTCCCGATGGATGCTACAGGCAAGCTATTTCCTTCCATTTTAGATGTTTTGCCCCAAGCATCGGCAGTCCGCCAGATTTACTGGCTGTGGCAAATTCTGGAACTTTGGACGCCACTGGCGGAACTGGGGGTAGCTTCTAGCCTTTTAGCTGCGGACAATCTCCGAGTAGAAGGGTGGCGGCTACGGCTGTTGGAACTTTACGCCGATCCCGTCAGCGAACCCGATATTGAAGTTGCTCATACAAGCAACGGGAATGGCGTCTCCGACCGCAGGCAAGGCGGAGGAAGTCGGCAAGAGGAGAAAAAATTTCTGCCGCTCACATTGAGCCTTGAGCCTTTTGCTTCTCACGCCTTAGCGGAACCGACCGGGGAACAAATGGTCGCGGGGTTTGAGCCAAGTTTCCGGGATCTGGGTCTGGTTATCGCGAGTTGGTGCCGATTAATCCAGGCATCAGCGGTGACGCCACTTTTAGAAATTTGCGAACTGATGCAAGCCAAAGATGTGACCGAAAACGCGATCGCTGAACGGCTAAATCAGCTATTACTGGAGCAGGCAGCGGAACTCCCCTTGCGCTTGCGGGTTGCCGGTGCCACTGATACGGGTCCCCAACACGACCACAACGAAGATAGCTGCTATCCCACCGCCCGGGATTTACTAGCCGCAGACTTCACCCAAACAACTGACCCACTGATTCCCCACTTGAGCATCGTTTGCGACGGGATTGGCGGTCATGAAGGTGGAGAAGTTGCCAGCCAGCTAGCAGTACAATCCCTGAAACTGCAAGTGCGGGCGCTTTTGGCGGAAGTGGCAGAGCAAACGGAAATCGTGCCGCCAGACCTGGTGAAAGAGCAACTTGCAGCAAGTATCCGGGTAGTCAATAACCTTATTTGTGCCCGCAATGACGAACAAGGACGAGAGTCCAGACGACGGATGGGAACGACGCTGGTGATGGCTCTCCAGCTGCCCCAGAAGGTGGCGACGGCTAACTCTGGTTTAGGGAATGCCCACGAACTCTATATCGCCCATGTTGGAGATAGCCGCGCCTACTGGATTACCCCCCATTCCTGCCAGCTGCTGACAGTAGACGATGACGTTGCTGCTAGGGAAGTGCGAATGGGGCGCAGTCTCTACCGCGAGGCATTACAGCGCCCCGATGCCGGGGCGCTCACCCAAGCGCTAGGCACGAGGGATGCCGAGTTTCTTCGTCCGAATGTGCAACGCTTCATTGTGGAAGAAGACGGACTGCTGCTGCTGTGTTCTGATGGTCTGAGCGACAATAACTGGGTTGAGCGTTCTTGGGCAGATTATGTAGAGCCGGTGCTTCAGGCTAAAATCCCCCTGGAGGCGGCAGTCCAGTCCTGGATTGACTTAGCGAATCAGAAGAACGGTCACGATAATACTTCAGTTGTGATTACTTACTGCCGCATTTCCCCAGAGTATCCGGTGCTACTGAATTTTGGCGAGATCGAGAATCTCAGCTTGATGCCAAGACCCAGCCTGCAACCCGAAGCTGAAGACGTGAAGTATGTGGAAGCGGTGCCGGTTCAGATCGTTCCGGCAAAGCCAAATCAACTGCGCCGAGGGAAAGGGTTGGTCGTGGCAGTAGGAGTCTTGTTGCTGCTGATGGGGGGTAGTGCGGCTGGGTTATATGCCTGGTGGAAATACAATCCTCAAGGATTCCAGCAAATGCGCGATCGCTTATTCAACCCCACATCATTGCCCGTTCCAGTCCCCGAAGCTCCATCTCCCGCGTCGACTGTGCCACCATCACCGCTGAACTCTCCATCTCCATCCACACAAGTGCCGCCCCCTCCCGAAAATTCAGCGTCGCCAGTTCCGTCAGTACCCCCTCCAAGTCCATAA
- a CDS encoding iron-containing redox enzyme family protein, which yields MVAITDFQPTSSATIQRTPTNYNGHEQQFIKLLEMEDLDNKLAAQPELAKDVESAIATAIEAAYKVESGDEPIEAAHLFLQRVLYRINRLKLFWYDDLRHYTNERSIWLQKVRNQIESAWQQWEVAHFDVEALQKLAPADVKQALSERGAADLDPPLSEDSRYLREETTEAGYRRILAIGSFDGLVEGSRLSRILGGAANAVQCTLIRVLLEEYGNGRLSRKHSTFFAQMLDEFGMNTEPEGYFDLVPWEVLACANHNFLVTERKIYFLRYCGGLTYFEVAGPAAYKTYLAAAQRLNLSDAAMGYWELHIREDERHGQWMLDDVALPLVDKYPNDAWEIVLGYDQEKLMGDRAGVAIARSAREADREVNR from the coding sequence ATGGTCGCAATTACTGATTTTCAGCCGACGAGTTCGGCAACGATTCAACGAACACCTACAAACTACAACGGACACGAGCAGCAATTTATAAAGCTGCTCGAAATGGAAGATTTAGACAACAAACTGGCGGCACAGCCTGAACTAGCAAAAGACGTTGAAAGTGCGATCGCTACCGCAATTGAGGCTGCTTATAAGGTAGAAAGTGGCGATGAGCCAATTGAAGCAGCTCACCTGTTTTTGCAGCGCGTTCTGTATCGAATCAATCGGCTCAAGCTGTTTTGGTATGACGATTTGCGCCATTACACTAACGAGCGTTCAATCTGGTTACAAAAAGTTCGCAACCAAATTGAGTCAGCTTGGCAGCAGTGGGAAGTAGCACACTTTGACGTAGAAGCACTCCAAAAACTTGCACCAGCCGATGTTAAGCAAGCCCTGAGTGAGCGGGGCGCAGCCGACTTAGATCCTCCCCTATCAGAAGATAGTCGGTATTTGCGTGAGGAAACGACAGAGGCAGGTTATCGCCGAATCTTGGCAATTGGTTCTTTCGATGGTTTAGTCGAAGGCAGCCGCCTTTCGCGTATTCTAGGGGGTGCTGCCAACGCAGTGCAATGTACCCTCATCAGAGTGCTGCTGGAAGAGTACGGTAACGGTCGCCTTTCCCGCAAGCACTCTACCTTTTTTGCCCAGATGCTTGACGAGTTTGGCATGAATACAGAGCCAGAAGGCTACTTTGATTTAGTTCCCTGGGAAGTGCTAGCCTGCGCCAATCATAACTTTCTCGTTACCGAGCGCAAAATTTATTTCTTGCGTTACTGCGGTGGATTGACTTATTTTGAAGTGGCAGGCCCTGCGGCGTACAAAACCTATCTAGCAGCAGCACAACGGTTGAACCTTTCTGATGCAGCAATGGGTTACTGGGAGTTGCACATTCGGGAAGACGAACGTCACGGTCAATGGATGTTAGATGATGTGGCACTGCCGTTGGTTGACAAGTATCCGAATGATGCTTGGGAAATTGTCCTCGGATATGACCAAGAAAAGCTAATGGGCGATCGCGCTGGTGTAGCGATCGCGCGTTCAGCAAGAGAAGCCGATCGAGAGGTCAATCGATAA
- a CDS encoding NfeD family protein, giving the protein MSIQPLGFSPTLLWLLVGAILCSVELVVPTAFTAFMMGISAFVVALLVMLLPVPTALQVVLWIVFSLALIYLSHRLIPRRKVSSIEDATEGQTLTEILPGEMGRVLYEGNSWKARCEDEKLAIAPNQRVYVVRREGTTLIVLPEHLLKS; this is encoded by the coding sequence ATGTCGATCCAGCCTTTGGGATTCAGCCCAACTTTGTTGTGGTTACTGGTAGGAGCGATCCTTTGCTCAGTAGAGCTAGTTGTCCCAACAGCTTTTACCGCTTTCATGATGGGAATCAGCGCCTTCGTGGTGGCACTGTTAGTCATGCTGCTCCCAGTGCCGACGGCTTTACAGGTGGTGCTTTGGATAGTGTTTTCCCTTGCTTTGATTTACCTCAGCCATCGCTTGATACCGAGGCGAAAGGTGTCTTCGATTGAAGATGCAACCGAGGGTCAGACTTTAACAGAGATTTTGCCAGGAGAGATGGGGCGAGTACTCTACGAAGGAAATTCTTGGAAGGCACGGTGTGAAGATGAGAAACTAGCGATCGCGCCCAACCAAAGAGTATACGTCGTCAGGCGGGAAGGCACAACTCTCATCGTGCTGCCAGAACACCTATTGAAATCCTAA
- the purQ gene encoding phosphoribosylformylglycinamidine synthase subunit PurQ, which yields MKFGVVVFPGSNCDRDVAYVTRDLLHQPTRMVWHEDTDISDLDVVVIPGGFSYGDYLRCGAIARFSPVMQATIKHAQQGKFVLGICNGFQVLTEAGLLPGALTRNQDLHFICDRVPLKVEHTHLPWTQAYSTGQVITLPIAHGEGRYYADADTLTQLEDNQQILFRYHGENHNGSLNNIAGICNKERNVLGMMPHPERASDPILGGTDGLGLFQGLLSAVVAIA from the coding sequence ATGAAATTTGGGGTTGTTGTGTTTCCGGGTTCTAATTGCGATCGCGATGTCGCTTATGTGACTCGCGATTTGCTACATCAGCCGACGCGGATGGTTTGGCATGAAGACACGGATATTTCCGATCTCGATGTGGTAGTGATTCCGGGTGGCTTCAGCTACGGCGATTATCTGCGATGTGGCGCGATCGCTCGTTTCTCTCCGGTGATGCAAGCAACGATTAAACACGCCCAGCAAGGGAAGTTTGTCTTGGGTATCTGCAACGGGTTTCAGGTGCTGACAGAAGCGGGACTCTTGCCAGGGGCGCTTACCCGAAATCAAGATTTGCATTTTATTTGCGATCGCGTTCCCCTAAAAGTCGAACACACCCATCTCCCTTGGACACAAGCTTATTCTACCGGGCAAGTCATTACCCTCCCAATTGCTCACGGCGAGGGGCGATACTACGCCGATGCCGATACTTTGACACAACTAGAAGATAACCAGCAAATCCTCTTCCGCTATCACGGAGAGAATCATAATGGTTCTTTAAATAATATTGCAGGTATTTGCAATAAAGAAAGAAATGTGCTAGGAATGATGCCTCATCCAGAACGTGCCTCAGACCCGATTTTGGGCGGTACCGATGGTCTTGGGTTATTTCAAGGATTACTGTCTGCGGTGGTAGCGATCGCGTAG
- a CDS encoding Fur family transcriptional regulator, which translates to MKAQRTRSQERILNLLKTLNRAVSAQDIYVELRNRSQSMGLATVYRSLEALKLDGVVQVRTLASGESLYSSVQQDKHHLTCLQCGDSIPINQCPVHELETQLQQSHSFKIFYHTLEFFGLCDRCCVAQVASDALD; encoded by the coding sequence ATGAAAGCCCAACGCACCCGCAGTCAAGAGCGTATTCTGAATCTGCTCAAGACGCTGAACCGAGCTGTCTCAGCTCAAGATATTTATGTAGAACTTCGCAATCGTAGCCAAAGCATGGGACTAGCAACCGTCTATCGTTCCCTAGAAGCCTTAAAACTGGACGGCGTCGTGCAGGTACGGACGTTGGCAAGTGGCGAATCCCTTTACAGTTCCGTGCAACAAGACAAGCACCACCTGACTTGTTTGCAGTGCGGAGACTCGATTCCCATCAATCAATGTCCAGTCCATGAGCTGGAGACCCAGCTGCAACAATCGCACTCGTTTAAAATTTTCTACCATACTCTGGAGTTTTTTGGACTGTGCGATCGCTGCTGTGTCGCTCAAGTTGCCAGCGATGCCCTGGATTAA
- a CDS encoding Uma2 family endonuclease has product MNTATITLPSTLKLTIDLTDEQFFQLCQNNRDLRFERIASGELIIMPPTVRETGNRNIDLSYQLQAWSRQNNLGLAFDSSSGFKLPKGADRSPDASWVRRDRWDVLTPEEQQGFAPLCPDFVVELLSLSDSVKIAQAKMGEYMDNGARLGWLINRKNQRVEIYRQGQDVEILENPATLSGEEMLPGFVLDLTQIM; this is encoded by the coding sequence ATGAACACAGCAACAATTACCTTACCTTCTACCCTCAAATTAACGATTGACTTGACAGACGAGCAGTTTTTCCAGTTATGTCAGAACAATCGGGATTTAAGATTTGAGCGCATAGCATCGGGAGAACTAATAATTATGCCCCCTACAGTTAGAGAAACCGGAAATCGGAACATCGATTTATCCTATCAACTCCAAGCTTGGAGCCGACAAAACAATCTAGGGCTTGCCTTCGATTCTTCAAGTGGCTTCAAACTGCCGAAAGGTGCAGATCGTTCACCCGATGCATCTTGGGTAAGACGCGATCGCTGGGATGTTTTAACCCCCGAAGAACAACAGGGATTTGCGCCTCTATGTCCTGATTTTGTGGTTGAGTTACTTTCTCTTAGCGATTCGGTGAAAATTGCACAGGCGAAAATGGGAGAGTATATGGACAATGGCGCTCGTTTAGGTTGGTTGATCAACCGGAAAAACCAGCGAGTAGAAATCTATCGTCAAGGACAGGATGTGGAGATTTTAGAAAATCCGGCAACTTTATCAGGGGAAGAGATGTTACCTGGCTTTGTATTAGATTTAACCCAAATTATGTAG
- a CDS encoding ABC transporter ATP-binding protein: protein MSSLQAHRKAIIGIGVEMVFQSGGSRFQALKKVNLEIFKGDIQLLMGPSGSGKTTLLSILAGILTPTAGSVHLLGEEITRMSRNQLARFRLANIGFIFQGFNLFPALTAAENVEVALHLKGIRGRMARQQAQVLLEQVGLADKAKNLPRDLSGGQKQRVAIARALAGNPQLIMADEPTAALDSHSGHAVIELLRQLAKEGGCTVLMVTHDSRIMDVADRVLHLEDGRLKA from the coding sequence ATGAGTTCGCTTCAGGCTCACAGAAAAGCCATTATCGGCATCGGAGTAGAAATGGTATTCCAGTCGGGAGGATCGCGTTTCCAAGCCCTTAAAAAGGTGAATCTGGAAATCTTCAAGGGCGATATTCAACTATTGATGGGGCCATCCGGATCGGGTAAAACGACCTTACTATCAATTTTAGCTGGGATTTTGACGCCGACGGCTGGCAGCGTACACTTGCTGGGTGAAGAGATTACAAGGATGTCTCGGAACCAGTTAGCAAGGTTCCGGCTGGCAAATATTGGCTTTATTTTTCAAGGCTTTAACTTGTTTCCGGCGCTGACTGCGGCTGAGAATGTAGAAGTAGCACTGCATCTCAAAGGGATTCGGGGACGAATGGCACGGCAACAGGCACAAGTTTTGCTAGAACAGGTGGGATTGGCGGATAAAGCGAAAAATTTACCCCGCGATTTGTCTGGAGGACAAAAACAACGGGTGGCGATTGCTCGTGCTTTAGCTGGCAATCCTCAGTTGATTATGGCAGATGAGCCTACGGCAGCTTTAGATTCTCACTCCGGACACGCTGTGATTGAGTTACTGCGTCAGCTTGCGAAGGAAGGCGGTTGCACGGTTCTGATGGTGACACACGATAGTCGAATTATGGATGTTGCCGATCGAGTCTTGCATCTAGAAGATGGAAGGTTGAAGGCATAA
- a CDS encoding FtsX-like permease family protein yields MASIARKNLFEDIPRFLAAQAGIMFAVSLVTIQTGIFNGFTRATTLLIDNSNADIWVSSADMIHMELTLPIPAQRVVEARRVEGVEQAEPLIVQASLWRDSRNKISPMRIIGFNPAGELFSPGKVIQGSLSALKQPYTVMLDKSNLRPLNIKQIGDVAEVGSFKAQLVALTQDTQSITSNTFLFTSLETANAYANSRVTTSLNCKLQSGDIKCTSASASFNNPPAANNLSAPAPQKLTPTDLITYVLVQAKPGQDLQQLKKKLEAALPDTRAYTKAEMASQTRVFWQQRTGIGFILGLGAVVGIIIGMAIAGQILYASVSDHLKEYGTLKAMGASDWKIYSVIVEQALWMAVLGYIPSMVLCLGLGAWTFATQGIIILITPGSAIAIFGITTLMCVTSAIFAIQRVTRVDPAIVFKA; encoded by the coding sequence ATGGCATCAATCGCCCGCAAAAACCTATTTGAGGATATTCCCCGCTTCCTGGCAGCTCAGGCGGGGATTATGTTTGCAGTTAGCTTAGTCACTATTCAAACGGGTATTTTCAATGGATTTACTCGCGCCACGACTTTGCTAATCGACAATTCCAATGCTGATATCTGGGTATCCTCAGCGGATATGATTCACATGGAGCTGACACTACCCATACCCGCGCAGCGAGTTGTTGAGGCTCGACGGGTAGAAGGCGTAGAACAAGCTGAACCGCTGATTGTCCAAGCATCTTTGTGGCGAGATTCTCGGAACAAGATTTCACCGATGAGAATCATCGGATTCAATCCAGCCGGAGAATTATTTAGTCCAGGGAAAGTTATTCAAGGAAGTTTGAGTGCCTTAAAGCAGCCTTACACGGTGATGCTGGATAAATCTAATTTGCGTCCTTTGAACATCAAACAAATTGGCGATGTTGCTGAAGTTGGCTCATTTAAGGCACAGTTAGTTGCTCTGACGCAAGACACTCAATCAATTACATCGAATACTTTTTTGTTCACCTCGTTGGAGACTGCCAACGCTTACGCAAATTCCCGCGTAACGACGAGTTTAAACTGCAAGCTCCAATCGGGTGACATAAAGTGTACCAGTGCGTCGGCGAGTTTTAATAACCCACCCGCTGCGAATAATCTATCTGCTCCTGCACCCCAGAAATTAACTCCTACTGATTTAATCACCTATGTATTGGTGCAGGCAAAGCCCGGTCAAGATTTACAGCAACTCAAGAAAAAGTTAGAAGCAGCACTACCAGATACCCGCGCTTATACGAAGGCCGAAATGGCATCGCAGACGCGGGTTTTCTGGCAGCAGCGCACGGGAATTGGGTTTATTTTGGGCTTGGGTGCCGTTGTTGGCATTATTATCGGGATGGCGATCGCAGGTCAGATCCTCTACGCTTCTGTATCTGACCACTTAAAGGAGTATGGTACGCTCAAGGCGATGGGGGCTTCTGATTGGAAGATTTACAGTGTGATTGTCGAGCAGGCGCTCTGGATGGCAGTTCTGGGCTATATTCCCAGCATGGTTCTTTGCCTGGGGTTGGGAGCTTGGACGTTTGCTACTCAGGGAATCATCATTTTAATCACGCCTGGAAGTGCGATCGCCATCTTTGGGATTACGACACTGATGTGTGTCACTTCAGCTATCTTCGCCATCCAAAGAGTGACTCGTGTCGATCCGGCTATTGTTTTTAAGGCATGA
- a CDS encoding class I SAM-dependent methyltransferase → MLISSRPVKDVFYCPEESNFYSQCLESLVLNEGAHGKTIIEFGAGDGTPVINSLMRTRFDGIIHGFELNELAWKTAKSNIQEYELSAQYIIHNTSFFEASLPKADYLISNPPYLPAPDENIYQPLLHGGTDGSKIAKQLLSLDYENVLLMLSSYSNPEGFINYAIMQGYSIANFIVSPLNFGYYSSEPKVKNTIRELREKKMAFYSGNIYLLAGVLFKKHHKCQVDLSTELIQIMTAL, encoded by the coding sequence ATGCTAATTTCCTCTAGACCAGTAAAAGATGTATTTTATTGCCCAGAAGAGTCTAATTTTTATTCTCAATGTTTAGAAAGTTTAGTTTTAAATGAGGGCGCTCATGGTAAAACCATCATCGAATTTGGTGCAGGAGATGGAACCCCAGTCATTAACTCTTTAATGAGAACCAGATTTGATGGAATCATACATGGATTTGAACTCAATGAGTTAGCCTGGAAAACTGCAAAATCAAATATTCAGGAATACGAACTCAGCGCTCAATATATCATCCACAATACCTCTTTCTTTGAAGCGTCTCTCCCCAAGGCTGATTATCTGATTTCAAATCCACCATATCTTCCAGCACCAGACGAGAATATTTACCAACCTCTGTTACATGGCGGTACAGATGGTTCTAAAATTGCCAAACAGCTTTTATCTTTGGATTATGAAAATGTCTTACTGATGCTCTCTAGTTATTCTAATCCAGAGGGCTTTATTAACTATGCAATTATGCAAGGATATTCCATTGCTAATTTTATAGTTTCCCCGCTAAACTTTGGCTATTACAGCTCTGAGCCAAAAGTTAAAAACACAATTAGAGAATTACGAGAAAAGAAGATGGCGTTCTATTCAGGAAACATCTATCTTTTGGCTGGAGTTTTGTTTAAAAAGCACCATAAATGTCAGGTAGATTTATCTACCGAGTTAATTCAGATCATGACAGCTTTGTAA
- a CDS encoding SPFH domain-containing protein, with protein MEGFFGLLIALVLGGSALSGVKVVTQGNEALVETLGKYSGKKLKPGLNFVIPVYERVAYQATVRERVLDIPPQQCITRDNVSITADAVVYWRILDLEKAYYKVENLQSAMVNLVLTQIRSEMGKLELDETFTARTQINELLLRELDESTDPWGVKVTRVELRDIVPSKAVQESMELQMSAERRKRAAILTSEGERESAVNSAKGKAEAQVLEAEARQKSAILEAEGQQKTIVLKAQAERQQQVLKAQATAEALQVISKTLKTDPNAQEALQYLLAQNYLEMGMAIGKSGSSKVMFMDPRTIPATLEGIRSIVGDTNQAQFLDLGEDS; from the coding sequence ATGGAAGGATTTTTTGGGTTACTAATCGCTTTAGTTTTAGGCGGATCTGCCCTCTCAGGCGTCAAGGTGGTTACTCAAGGAAACGAAGCTTTAGTCGAAACTTTAGGTAAATATAGCGGCAAAAAACTCAAACCCGGTCTGAATTTCGTGATCCCGGTTTACGAAAGAGTCGCTTACCAAGCAACTGTTCGGGAAAGAGTTCTCGATATTCCCCCCCAACAATGTATTACCCGCGACAACGTTTCGATTACCGCTGATGCTGTTGTGTATTGGCGGATTCTGGATTTGGAGAAAGCCTACTACAAAGTGGAAAATCTCCAGTCAGCAATGGTGAATTTGGTGCTGACGCAGATTCGCTCGGAAATGGGCAAGCTGGAACTGGATGAAACCTTTACTGCCCGGACTCAAATTAACGAACTTTTGCTCAGAGAACTGGACGAATCTACCGATCCTTGGGGAGTGAAGGTGACGCGGGTAGAACTGCGAGATATCGTTCCCTCCAAGGCTGTGCAAGAATCGATGGAATTGCAGATGTCGGCGGAACGTCGCAAGCGGGCGGCAATTCTCACCTCTGAGGGCGAACGCGAGTCAGCCGTGAATTCGGCTAAAGGGAAGGCTGAGGCGCAAGTTTTGGAAGCAGAAGCTCGTCAAAAATCCGCGATTCTAGAGGCGGAAGGGCAACAAAAGACGATTGTTCTGAAAGCGCAGGCGGAACGGCAGCAGCAAGTTCTCAAGGCCCAGGCTACTGCTGAAGCGCTGCAAGTGATTTCCAAAACGCTCAAAACCGACCCTAATGCTCAGGAAGCTCTCCAGTACCTACTGGCTCAGAATTATCTGGAAATGGGGATGGCGATTGGCAAGAGCGGCAGCAGCAAGGTGATGTTTATGGACCCGCGCACCATTCCAGCAACGTTGGAAGGCATCCGCTCGATTGTTGGAGACACGAACCAAGCTCAATTTTTAGATTTAGGCGAGGACAGTTAA
- a CDS encoding SDR family oxidoreductase: MQLKPITEQVVAVVGASSGIGRETALQFAQRGAKLVVSARSESGLKSLVDEIHQKGGEAVAVIADVTDFEQVKAIADKTVQVYGRLDTWVHCPATGVFATFENTTPEEFKRIIDISLMGQVYGAMAALPHLKREGRGALIHISSMEGRRSLPLQSAYSSAKHGVEGFLESLRVELQHEGIPISVTSVKPSVINTPFYNNGRTKLGVKPTGIPPYYEASLVADAILYVAEHPTRDFIVGDVGRMLDVVQRISPGLVDQILVLIGFEGQRTNEPKFEDAPDNLYEPIPAHDKVEGDFGNLTIPAFTDWLDKNPPIKWGAAAAAALGVAAVFKGFFPGNDI, translated from the coding sequence ATGCAACTAAAGCCAATCACAGAGCAAGTTGTCGCCGTCGTTGGTGCTTCTAGCGGCATCGGGCGCGAGACAGCTTTGCAGTTTGCCCAACGAGGCGCAAAATTAGTAGTCTCGGCTCGCAGTGAATCAGGGTTAAAGTCTTTGGTAGATGAAATACACCAAAAAGGCGGCGAGGCAGTCGCGGTTATTGCTGATGTCACAGATTTCGAGCAAGTAAAAGCGATCGCAGATAAAACCGTGCAGGTATACGGGCGACTCGACACCTGGGTACATTGCCCCGCCACGGGCGTTTTTGCAACTTTCGAGAATACAACACCGGAAGAGTTTAAGCGCATCATTGACATTAGCCTAATGGGGCAGGTATACGGTGCAATGGCGGCGCTACCCCATCTCAAGCGTGAAGGGCGCGGGGCACTGATCCACATCTCTTCAATGGAAGGCAGGCGTTCATTACCCCTCCAGAGTGCCTACTCCTCCGCAAAGCACGGTGTCGAAGGTTTTCTGGAATCTCTGCGCGTTGAGCTGCAACATGAGGGAATTCCCATTAGCGTAACGAGTGTGAAGCCATCCGTGATCAACACGCCCTTCTACAACAACGGTCGCACGAAATTAGGCGTCAAACCGACGGGAATACCGCCGTATTATGAGGCAAGCCTGGTTGCCGATGCGATCCTTTACGTAGCTGAACACCCTACTCGTGACTTCATTGTGGGAGATGTGGGTCGGATGTTAGATGTGGTTCAGCGAATCTCACCCGGACTGGTGGATCAAATTTTGGTTCTTATCGGTTTTGAGGGGCAACGCACCAATGAACCAAAGTTTGAAGACGCGCCGGATAATCTCTACGAGCCAATCCCTGCTCACGACAAAGTTGAAGGAGATTTTGGCAACCTAACGATACCCGCCTTTACTGACTGGCTAGATAAAAATCCACCGATTAAATGGGGTGCTGCGGCAGCTGCGGCGTTAGGAGTTGCAGCAGTCTTCAAAGGGTTTTTTCCCGGAAATGATATTTAA
- the purS gene encoding phosphoribosylformylglycinamidine synthase subunit PurS gives MNRKYQAKIYVTLRPSVLDPAGTAVQSGLEHMGYDNVDQVRIGKYIELTLMAESEDEARHQLDRMCDQLLTNPVTENYRFDLTEMSGQIETEIFF, from the coding sequence ATGAATCGGAAATACCAAGCGAAAATCTACGTGACTCTACGCCCTTCGGTTTTAGACCCAGCAGGCACGGCGGTACAGTCTGGATTAGAGCATATGGGATATGACAATGTCGATCAGGTGCGAATCGGAAAGTACATTGAGCTGACTCTGATGGCAGAGAGTGAGGATGAGGCGCGGCATCAATTGGATCGGATGTGCGATCAGTTGTTGACGAATCCGGTAACAGAAAATTATCGATTTGACCTAACGGAGATGTCCGGTCAGATAGAGACGGAGATATTCTTTTAG